In one window of Thermoplasmata archaeon DNA:
- a CDS encoding MFS transporter, translating to MKTKFSVTLIFFSYLLLVALNQFLWINFVTLSNNVVSAYNVSVFDVGLLAIVFPIVYVIVSIPSGIIIDKKGYKFSLLIGALFMTVFSAIRIAQNTYIFLLVGQIGIAVAQPFFNNSVSKLATSEYSPEKAPIIIGLGSLAIFVGVALGMILPPIMILYMSIQNIVYITTIVSVIVFFIFLISLIMMGKTKEIKSETKLNFLKILKIRQILIFAIIAFVGMGIFNGMLTWIQPILAHFNFSDIQIGIIGLAIVVAGVFGSVIIPGMVTKFHKRKIFVYLAFAVSTPILLIFVFVSNFYLLVIISALLGFFMLGAFPILIDWGTLLSGSQLAGSTTSLIWLLGQIGGFIIPIVMGTVGPLSPNNDYFYALLFDGIMFIILFPLIVKLKETDS from the coding sequence ATGAAAACTAAATTTTCAGTCACTCTTATTTTTTTCTCGTACCTTTTATTAGTTGCATTAAACCAATTTTTATGGATCAATTTTGTAACATTGAGCAATAACGTTGTATCTGCGTATAATGTATCAGTATTTGATGTGGGGTTATTGGCAATAGTTTTTCCGATAGTATACGTGATAGTTTCCATACCGTCAGGTATTATAATAGATAAAAAAGGATATAAGTTCAGTCTGTTGATCGGTGCATTATTCATGACTGTTTTTTCAGCAATCAGGATTGCACAAAATACATATATATTCTTGTTAGTGGGACAGATTGGAATTGCCGTTGCACAACCATTTTTTAATAATAGTGTCTCTAAACTTGCAACATCCGAGTATTCTCCAGAAAAGGCGCCTATTATTATAGGGTTAGGATCGTTAGCAATATTTGTGGGTGTTGCTCTTGGAATGATCTTGCCACCGATAATGATCCTGTATATGAGCATACAAAACATTGTATACATCACGACAATAGTATCTGTAATAGTATTTTTCATATTCTTAATATCCCTGATAATGATGGGTAAAACAAAGGAGATAAAGAGCGAGACAAAACTCAATTTTTTAAAGATCCTAAAAATAAGACAAATATTAATTTTTGCAATAATAGCATTTGTGGGGATGGGAATTTTTAATGGCATGCTGACTTGGATACAGCCGATTCTTGCACATTTCAATTTCAGTGATATACAGATAGGAATTATCGGACTTGCTATAGTAGTTGCAGGAGTTTTCGGAAGCGTCATAATCCCTGGAATGGTCACTAAATTTCATAAAAGAAAGATTTTCGTCTATCTTGCATTTGCAGTTTCTACCCCCATTTTATTGATATTCGTATTTGTATCTAATTTTTATTTGCTGGTTATCATAAGTGCATTGCTGGGGTTCTTTATGCTGGGCGCATTCCCAATTTTGATTGACTGGGGCACTCTCTTATCAGGATCTCAACTAGCAGGATCTACAACTTCACTAATATGGTTATTGGGGCAGATTGGTGGATTTATAATACCCATAGTAATGGGAACTGTAGGGCCGCTTTCTCCAAACAATGACTACTTTTACGCTTTACTCTTCGATGGGATAATGTTTATAATACTATTTCCGTTGATAGTAAAATTAAAAGAAACAGATAGTTAG
- a CDS encoding cytochrome ubiquinol oxidase subunit I — MTKSQVVFAGVFVVSSLATLGVGVNNANLAEIITIVGIYVHAWFLSFALGLPLIVLTYEALAIRKKDPEYMRAAIRGSRVWGISFATGAVTGTLVEFGLVQIWPGSLLAIGTFFFAPMFIELFAFMAEIVFLALYLYTWDQFKYKWKHWILGIGVGVGSIWSGFQILTVNAWMNVPWGTGSIVQQVLPWEPNLGPNVVNNQALLKILSLLPSTGSSILGNLSTVQTLGQLLTDPFISFFSPDTIPLFLHTVTAAIIVIGFLACFILAVKYFKNKSKKAYYAKLIKIPFGVAAIASLLQPLFGDFEGRVEYTYMYTKFLALEGIPAQGGNNPIISILLYGNPNHFFYGFDYLKTLVSKSISPGMALYTINFAQQNQYWLSPLYLIMVIFGVILFIFAIIYFGLFSKIINKLVRTVLRRDTIDILFYGSLVLPFIAITAAIIGWMVREVGRHPWSVLGLITYNEIVTPVNLTISYLALILFIELSIFIGGTIAMYVSFQWKVKEKTISIEPEPEFPGDKK, encoded by the coding sequence ATGACTAAAAGCCAGGTTGTTTTTGCAGGTGTTTTTGTAGTATCATCATTAGCAACACTGGGCGTAGGTGTGAATAACGCAAATCTTGCTGAGATTATTACTATTGTAGGTATATATGTTCATGCTTGGTTTTTGTCTTTTGCACTTGGACTTCCCTTGATAGTACTTACTTATGAGGCTCTTGCAATAAGAAAAAAAGATCCTGAATATATGAGAGCCGCTATAAGAGGCAGTAGAGTATGGGGGATATCTTTCGCTACAGGTGCAGTTACTGGAACACTAGTCGAATTTGGGCTGGTACAGATATGGCCTGGATCTCTATTAGCAATTGGTACATTTTTCTTCGCGCCTATGTTCATAGAACTTTTTGCATTTATGGCAGAAATTGTGTTTCTTGCACTTTATTTATATACTTGGGATCAGTTTAAATATAAGTGGAAGCACTGGATACTTGGAATAGGAGTAGGTGTAGGGTCTATCTGGTCAGGTTTTCAAATATTAACAGTAAATGCTTGGATGAACGTTCCTTGGGGTACTGGCTCAATAGTGCAACAAGTATTGCCTTGGGAACCTAATTTAGGGCCAAATGTTGTAAACAATCAGGCGCTTTTAAAAATACTTAGTTTATTGCCCTCTACAGGCTCTAGTATATTAGGTAACCTTAGCACCGTACAAACTCTTGGGCAGTTGCTTACAGATCCATTTATCTCATTTTTCTCACCTGATACGATCCCGTTATTTTTGCACACAGTTACAGCTGCAATAATCGTAATAGGATTCTTAGCATGTTTTATCTTGGCAGTAAAGTATTTCAAAAATAAATCTAAAAAGGCTTATTACGCCAAGCTCATAAAAATACCATTTGGAGTAGCTGCAATTGCATCTTTATTGCAGCCACTTTTTGGGGACTTTGAAGGTAGAGTTGAGTATACATATATGTATACCAAGTTTCTGGCATTAGAAGGCATCCCAGCACAGGGTGGAAATAACCCAATTATTAGCATATTACTGTATGGCAATCCCAATCACTTTTTCTATGGATTCGATTATTTGAAAACGCTTGTTTCAAAATCTATCTCCCCTGGGATGGCGCTTTATACAATAAACTTTGCACAACAGAACCAGTACTGGCTCAGTCCTCTCTACTTGATCATGGTAATATTTGGAGTGATTTTGTTTATATTTGCCATCATTTATTTTGGCCTTTTTTCCAAGATCATAAACAAACTTGTGAGAACGGTGCTAAGAAGGGATACTATAGACATACTGTTTTATGGATCCCTCGTCCTACCTTTTATTGCAATAACAGCTGCAATTATAGGGTGGATGGTTAGAGAAGTAGGCAGGCACCCATGGAGCGTTCTTGGCCTCATCACATATAATGAAATTGTGACCCCTGTCAATCTTACAATATCCTATCTTGCATTGATATTATTTATTGAACTTTCAATTTTCATTGGCGGAACTATTGCAATGTACGTATCGTTTCAGTGGAAAGTAAAGGAAAAAACAATATCTATAGAACCAGAACCAGAATTTCCAGGTGATAAAAAATGA
- a CDS encoding APC family permease, protein MNYTNDESKTTAEQIAEKVSIQSDKKLRKALSFQDLFFLSLGGMIGSGWLVAIGYGASIAGPAIIISWIIGGIIVLFIALTFAEISSAIPKSGAIVRYPQLALGGYTGYIVSWAYFLGAASMPPVEAEATLLYANSYLPSTLKAVSGIGHLTTIGILFGIVLMVVYFFLNYLGIKFLGKFNTYVTWFKLVIPIITFIIVFIFLYHSDNLTGFGFMPYGSSMILYAIPTAGVIFSYIGFRQALQFGGEARNPQRDIPRATIFSVLVAMVIYVLIELAFIGAINWTSAGVVVGQWSTIGPSNALGSTPLLPILKYSGIAGIVAFSYFLMIDAWISPSGTGWIYEGNAARVAYGISSNGVFPRTFLNVTQRTRIPLYALLLTLFVGILLLLSFSSWYVFVGFITSITVLTYVIGPIAIYAFRKHAPDLKKPFKLRMAGVIAPIAFIGAGLIVYWSGIKTLGLVYSTIFVGIPLFYFLYGTVKLELSKAYAYTVGIIGVIIAAILDLFEYFYVLYPSSSESLATNQKYFIVIWIVQLILIFGITLLTQRKVKEEHKKMFKASYWLLIFIFFSYLISYIGAYGYTLLFTKTVTIIQKHGPAKVVTTAPNALLAYPYDTILMIIVFAIIYVFGLRATYKTEDMEDVIEEQKELEQAE, encoded by the coding sequence GTGAATTATACGAACGATGAAAGTAAAACAACAGCGGAGCAAATAGCAGAGAAAGTATCAATACAATCAGATAAAAAACTAAGAAAGGCGCTGTCATTCCAAGACCTATTTTTCTTGTCATTAGGAGGTATGATAGGTTCTGGGTGGCTGGTCGCAATTGGATATGGAGCTTCAATAGCCGGTCCGGCTATAATTATATCATGGATTATAGGCGGAATAATTGTATTATTTATAGCACTTACCTTTGCAGAAATATCAAGTGCAATACCTAAAAGCGGTGCAATAGTCAGATATCCACAGCTTGCATTGGGTGGATATACAGGTTATATAGTCAGCTGGGCTTACTTTTTAGGTGCTGCCAGCATGCCCCCGGTAGAGGCAGAAGCAACACTACTTTATGCAAATAGCTATTTGCCTAGTACTTTAAAAGCAGTTTCTGGAATCGGGCATTTAACTACAATCGGAATCTTGTTTGGAATAGTACTTATGGTTGTATACTTCTTCTTGAACTATCTAGGAATTAAGTTTTTAGGCAAATTCAATACTTATGTAACATGGTTCAAACTAGTCATACCAATTATTACATTCATCATAGTATTCATATTTTTGTACCACAGTGATAATTTAACAGGATTTGGATTTATGCCATACGGATCATCAATGATACTTTACGCAATTCCAACTGCGGGAGTAATATTTTCATATATTGGTTTCAGACAGGCTTTACAGTTTGGTGGAGAAGCGAGAAATCCGCAGAGAGATATACCAAGAGCAACAATATTTTCTGTGTTAGTAGCAATGGTAATTTATGTGCTGATAGAACTTGCTTTTATTGGTGCTATTAACTGGACCAGTGCAGGCGTGGTTGTCGGGCAATGGTCTACGATAGGGCCTTCAAATGCATTAGGTTCAACACCGTTATTGCCAATTCTAAAATATAGTGGTATCGCAGGAATAGTTGCGTTTTCTTATTTCTTAATGATTGACGCATGGATATCTCCATCAGGTACGGGCTGGATATATGAAGGTAATGCAGCGAGAGTAGCTTACGGTATATCTTCAAACGGTGTGTTTCCAAGAACGTTTTTAAATGTAACTCAAAGGACTAGAATTCCATTATACGCTCTTTTATTAACGTTATTTGTTGGCATATTACTGCTACTTAGTTTCTCTTCTTGGTACGTGTTTGTTGGATTTATTACCAGCATAACAGTGCTCACATATGTGATAGGCCCAATAGCAATCTATGCATTTAGAAAACATGCACCGGACCTTAAAAAGCCATTTAAGCTAAGAATGGCGGGAGTTATTGCGCCTATTGCGTTTATAGGTGCTGGATTGATCGTATATTGGTCTGGAATAAAAACGCTAGGGCTTGTCTACTCAACAATATTTGTAGGTATTCCTTTATTCTATTTCCTGTACGGAACAGTAAAACTAGAGCTATCAAAAGCATACGCGTATACAGTAGGTATTATCGGCGTGATCATTGCCGCTATTTTGGATCTATTTGAATACTTTTATGTATTATATCCATCATCATCAGAATCTTTGGCTACTAATCAAAAATACTTCATAGTTATCTGGATAGTTCAACTGATACTGATATTCGGTATTACATTATTAACGCAGAGAAAAGTTAAAGAAGAGCACAAAAAAATGTTCAAGGCATCATACTGGCTTTTAATATTTATATTCTTCTCATATCTTATCTCATACATAGGCGCTTATGGATACACACTTTTATTCACAAAAACGGTGACAATTATCCAGAAACATGGTCCTGCTAAAGTAGTTACTACAGCACCGAATGCATTGCTTGCTTATCCTTACGATACGATACTAATGATCATTGTTTTTGCAATAATATACGTATTTGGACTCAGAGCAACATATAAAACCGAAGATATGGAAGATGTGATAGAAGAACAAAAAGAATTAGAGCAGGCAGAATAA
- a CDS encoding 2-hydroxyacid dehydrogenase, whose translation MKYLTIIPGFIPTEEIKATVSQILPEMQITTDSSFESSDVEVLVVTTFTAVHKEMIDRMPNLKFVQVASTGYDNVDVEYLKKKNIMLCNIPIANKESVAEHVIAMTLAFLKDIKFLDNQLRSKNWPLITGSMDLMGKVVGIVGMGKIGIKLVERLIPFEVGIIYYDINRLPEELEETLGIQYTDFEYLLKNSDIISLHLPLTEKTKHLFSDHEFSIMKDGAIFINTSRGEIVDEKALIKAVKTKGLKAGLDVYNKEPPDFESELFKLDNVLFSPHIAGVTVESQRRFLTETISNVLRYSQGIEPQFRVI comes from the coding sequence ATGAAATATTTGACAATAATTCCAGGTTTTATACCCACTGAAGAAATCAAAGCTACAGTGTCCCAGATATTACCGGAAATGCAAATAACTACTGATAGTTCCTTCGAATCAAGTGATGTTGAAGTGCTTGTAGTTACTACTTTTACTGCTGTGCATAAAGAGATGATTGACCGTATGCCAAATTTAAAATTTGTACAGGTGGCTAGTACAGGTTATGATAATGTAGATGTGGAGTATCTAAAAAAGAAGAATATTATGTTATGTAACATCCCAATTGCCAACAAAGAAAGCGTGGCAGAACACGTAATTGCAATGACCTTGGCATTCTTAAAAGATATTAAATTTTTAGATAATCAGTTGAGATCAAAAAACTGGCCTTTAATTACAGGATCTATGGATTTGATGGGAAAAGTAGTAGGAATTGTAGGGATGGGTAAAATAGGCATAAAACTGGTAGAACGTCTAATTCCATTTGAGGTAGGTATAATCTATTATGATATTAACAGATTACCTGAAGAACTCGAAGAAACATTAGGTATTCAATATACTGATTTTGAATACCTTCTAAAAAACTCTGACATAATCTCATTACATTTACCATTGACTGAAAAGACAAAACATCTGTTTTCTGATCACGAATTTTCAATAATGAAAGATGGAGCTATTTTTATTAATACCTCACGCGGAGAGATTGTAGACGAAAAAGCGCTAATAAAAGCGGTTAAGACTAAGGGATTAAAGGCAGGATTAGATGTCTATAACAAAGAGCCACCTGATTTTGAATCTGAGTTGTTTAAGTTAGATAATGTGCTATTTTCTCCGCATATAGCAGGGGTAACAGTAGAGAGCCAGAGAAGATTTTTAACTGAGACCATTTCGAATGTGCTTAGATATAGTCAAGGTATAGAGCCACAGTTCAGGGTGATCTGA
- a CDS encoding amidohydrolase — protein MEYEIMFKDEILSISKKIYEFAELGSEEFKSSKLLVDSFRKHGFDVQYPYLGMETAFKAEFGVGVPVVGLLAEYDALPNGHSCGHNLISAWAYGTAICLSNIIKKGKIVVFGAPAEEGRGKYAGSKAIMAKNGAFKDIDFVIGMHPDDRWRVGSKTLADITLEVVFKGKTAHMADSPQEGANALDAAVMSYVGINNLRSWIKIDKHAVIGMIFKEGGTATNIVPDRVVMEIDLRSSVSEFLRVLENKVENVIMNIGKAYGVEVTIKEITPLYEDYKSNRVINNLLETSLKKINITPENLDLELSLASGSSDEANVSKVVPTGHIDIEVGFKNIAGHSDDFREAVNPDRAGENLFKGIAVSIDTIIEIFNQPSLLYKIKEDYASYH, from the coding sequence ATGGAATATGAAATTATGTTCAAGGATGAAATCTTGAGTATTTCAAAAAAAATTTATGAATTTGCAGAGCTGGGAAGTGAAGAATTCAAATCCTCAAAATTACTGGTAGATTCTTTTAGAAAACATGGATTTGATGTTCAATATCCCTATCTTGGCATGGAGACTGCATTTAAAGCTGAATTTGGGGTGGGCGTTCCCGTTGTTGGCCTTTTAGCTGAATACGATGCGCTTCCAAACGGCCATTCTTGTGGTCATAATCTAATATCTGCTTGGGCTTACGGTACTGCAATATGCTTAAGCAATATAATTAAAAAAGGAAAAATAGTAGTATTTGGAGCGCCTGCAGAAGAGGGAAGAGGAAAATATGCAGGCAGTAAAGCCATAATGGCTAAAAACGGTGCATTTAAAGATATTGATTTTGTGATCGGTATGCATCCGGATGATCGATGGAGAGTGGGTTCAAAAACATTAGCAGACATTACTTTAGAGGTGGTATTCAAGGGAAAAACAGCACATATGGCAGATTCTCCACAAGAGGGTGCAAATGCGCTTGATGCAGCTGTAATGAGTTATGTAGGAATTAATAATCTCAGAAGCTGGATAAAAATTGATAAACATGCGGTGATCGGAATGATTTTTAAGGAAGGTGGCACAGCAACAAATATCGTTCCTGACAGGGTGGTCATGGAAATAGATCTAAGATCCAGCGTTAGTGAGTTTCTTAGAGTTTTAGAGAATAAAGTTGAAAATGTGATTATGAACATTGGTAAAGCCTATGGTGTAGAAGTTACTATCAAAGAAATTACACCTCTTTATGAAGATTATAAATCGAACAGAGTTATAAACAATTTACTTGAAACCTCTCTCAAAAAGATAAACATAACTCCCGAAAATCTTGATTTAGAGCTAAGCTTAGCTTCAGGGAGTTCGGATGAGGCGAATGTAAGCAAGGTTGTTCCTACAGGGCATATAGACATTGAAGTAGGATTTAAGAACATAGCGGGACATTCTGATGATTTCAGAGAAGCTGTAAATCCAGACAGAGCCGGAGAGAATCTTTTTAAAGGAATTGCTGTTTCAATAGATACTATAATAGAGATATTTAATCAACCGTCATTATTATACAAGATAAAAGAGGATTATGCATCATATCATTAA
- a CDS encoding thiamine pyrophosphate-binding protein, which produces MKGSEIFSKVLEDLDLYPVFGNPGTTELPMLRNVKNYVLTLHDSIAVGMADGRSQFLRKASLVNLHTLPGLANSMAFVYTAKQNHTPIIITAGQQDTRHMFYEPILYYDLISVIGDAVKYKYEIHNVEDIAPAIKKAKNIALTPPMGPVFLSFPMDVMDQNANYSKYIEHNSEYNLIDVESVLHIANRFNAAKNPAIVFGYEIDLFNAFKEAEELAQHTGCPVYGEPLSSRSVFNSDHSSYAGDLMPGTTLINLKLLEHDLILFVGGDLTFYPYLPSPPLPGKDLIFVGFGVSNKIGDSYIMNPKLFLKEFKKHALKKSNFKRPDDLTFANKVAREKKVMGVSYVMYIAKKYFAGYTIVDESISSSYVVRSIFGYGYNRYFTAKSGQLGWANAASLGIAMHSNKVLEIVGDGAFMYTIQSLWTAKKYHLPVKYLVLNNGGYNILKSFAKSYYPELENAEYLTLNLDIENIVKGFGIDVMVAGADLKEIEWLKEGDYAKVLVVNVDKTVPKLFL; this is translated from the coding sequence ATGAAAGGCTCTGAAATTTTCAGCAAAGTTTTGGAAGATTTAGATTTGTATCCTGTATTTGGAAACCCTGGAACTACAGAGTTGCCGATGTTGAGAAATGTCAAAAACTATGTGCTTACTCTCCACGATTCTATTGCTGTAGGAATGGCTGATGGAAGGTCCCAATTCCTGAGAAAAGCAAGCTTGGTAAATCTGCATACTTTGCCTGGCCTTGCAAATTCCATGGCTTTTGTATATACTGCTAAACAGAATCATACACCGATCATTATCACTGCTGGACAACAAGATACTAGACACATGTTTTATGAGCCTATACTGTACTATGATCTTATTTCAGTAATAGGGGACGCTGTTAAATATAAGTATGAAATACATAATGTTGAAGATATTGCTCCCGCCATAAAAAAAGCTAAAAATATAGCTCTGACACCGCCGATGGGGCCAGTTTTTTTATCATTTCCTATGGATGTAATGGACCAGAATGCTAACTATTCTAAATATATTGAACATAATTCAGAATATAATCTGATAGATGTCGAATCAGTGCTACACATTGCAAATAGGTTTAATGCGGCCAAGAACCCTGCAATTGTATTTGGATATGAAATCGATCTGTTTAATGCATTTAAAGAAGCTGAAGAACTAGCACAGCATACTGGTTGCCCTGTTTATGGAGAGCCTCTGTCCAGCAGGTCTGTTTTTAATTCAGATCATAGCTCTTACGCCGGAGACCTTATGCCTGGAACTACGCTTATAAACTTAAAACTTTTAGAACATGACCTAATACTATTTGTTGGAGGAGACCTTACATTTTATCCATATTTGCCATCCCCACCATTGCCTGGCAAAGACCTAATTTTTGTTGGCTTTGGAGTGTCAAATAAGATTGGAGATTCTTATATTATGAACCCGAAACTATTTTTAAAAGAATTTAAGAAGCATGCGCTTAAAAAATCTAATTTTAAAAGACCAGATGACCTTACGTTTGCAAACAAGGTGGCGAGAGAGAAAAAAGTGATGGGTGTAAGTTATGTAATGTACATTGCAAAAAAATACTTTGCAGGATATACAATAGTGGATGAATCAATTTCCTCATCCTATGTAGTCAGGTCCATTTTTGGATATGGGTACAATCGTTATTTTACCGCAAAAAGTGGGCAATTAGGTTGGGCAAATGCAGCATCATTAGGAATCGCAATGCACAGCAACAAGGTACTGGAAATTGTTGGAGATGGAGCTTTTATGTACACGATCCAGAGTCTGTGGACAGCTAAAAAATATCATTTGCCAGTAAAATATCTGGTCCTAAATAATGGTGGGTATAATATTTTAAAGAGCTTTGCAAAAAGCTATTATCCAGAGCTTGAGAACGCAGAATATTTAACTTTAAACTTGGACATAGAAAACATAGTTAAAGGCTTTGGAATAGACGTAATGGTTGCTGGTGCTGATTTGAAAGAAATAGAGTGGTTAAAAGAGGGAGATTATGCGAAAGTGCTAGTTGTAAACGTAGATAAAACCGTACCTAAATTATTTTTATAA
- a CDS encoding RuBisCO large subunit C-terminal-like domain-containing protein: MNKEYLKKLYGEENLVEKLSDPESLPESIDKEDYVIGTYLLKTKRSWKIRELSKALAIEQSTGTWLPVPGETAEVRMQSVAKVIGIYELPDYETEVPEDVKERSYVVRIAFPFINFGMQIPMMLSTVVGNISLAGQIKVLDIEFPESFVKGFKGPKFGIEGIRKLLNVKERPLLLNMIKPCTGFPPDIGAKYFYEAAKGGVDIIKDDELLANAAFNKLEDRIVKYMEAADRASSEKGEKTLYTINITDTYPKIIENAEKVIELGANALMVNVYTAGFPALQALAEDSGIKVPILAHMDFAGTMYQSPLYGVTSPIILGKLPRLAGADMMVFPAPYGKAFYLKEKAIKTGRALTDIFHNLKPTFPAPSGGIAHPMVPDIIEDFGKDVIIAAGGAIHGHSNGPAAGARAFRAIIDAIISGNTIDSVAEENAEVAMAIEDMLKSIKELRKIVGE, from the coding sequence ATGAATAAAGAGTATTTGAAAAAATTGTATGGTGAAGAGAATTTAGTTGAAAAATTATCCGATCCCGAATCTTTGCCTGAGAGCATAGATAAAGAAGATTATGTGATAGGGACCTATCTGTTAAAAACTAAGAGATCATGGAAAATAAGAGAGCTTTCAAAAGCACTGGCAATAGAGCAATCAACAGGAACATGGCTACCGGTACCGGGTGAAACTGCAGAAGTGAGAATGCAATCAGTCGCAAAGGTAATAGGGATCTATGAATTACCAGATTATGAAACTGAAGTTCCAGAAGATGTAAAAGAAAGAAGCTATGTTGTAAGAATTGCGTTTCCATTCATAAATTTTGGCATGCAGATACCAATGATGCTTTCTACGGTTGTAGGCAATATATCTCTTGCCGGGCAGATAAAAGTTTTGGACATAGAATTTCCAGAAAGTTTTGTAAAAGGTTTCAAAGGGCCAAAGTTCGGCATTGAAGGCATAAGAAAGCTTTTAAATGTGAAAGAAAGGCCTTTATTATTAAACATGATCAAGCCCTGCACGGGTTTTCCTCCAGATATTGGTGCAAAATATTTTTATGAGGCAGCAAAAGGAGGTGTAGATATCATAAAGGATGATGAGTTACTTGCAAATGCAGCATTTAACAAGCTGGAAGATCGTATTGTTAAATATATGGAAGCAGCTGACAGGGCCAGTTCAGAAAAAGGAGAAAAAACCCTGTACACTATTAACATAACAGATACATACCCCAAAATCATTGAAAATGCTGAAAAAGTGATCGAGCTTGGAGCTAACGCACTGATGGTAAATGTTTATACAGCAGGTTTTCCTGCTTTACAAGCACTGGCAGAAGATAGCGGTATCAAAGTACCAATTCTAGCGCACATGGACTTTGCAGGAACTATGTATCAATCACCATTGTACGGTGTTACTTCTCCCATAATTTTAGGAAAGTTACCAAGATTGGCAGGCGCGGACATGATGGTCTTTCCTGCACCATATGGGAAAGCATTTTATCTTAAAGAAAAAGCGATAAAAACAGGAAGAGCGCTGACTGATATATTCCATAATTTAAAGCCTACATTTCCTGCGCCGAGCGGTGGAATTGCACATCCAATGGTGCCTGACATAATAGAAGATTTTGGGAAAGATGTGATCATAGCAGCTGGAGGAGCTATACATGGGCACTCTAACGGGCCGGCTGCTGGAGCCAGAGCGTTCAGAGCCATAATAGATGCTATAATAAGTGGAAATACCATTGATAGTGTAGCAGAAGAAAATGCGGAAGTAGCAATGGCAATAGAAGACATGCTAAAATCTATAAAAGAACTGAGAAAGATAGTAGGTGAATAA
- a CDS encoding cytochrome ubiquinol oxidase subunit I, whose translation MIFPSFSGSVLMAFYLLGFTLIAHLFLVNIVLGIAILVPFLEWRSYKKNDPELLTLSQRLFKYLAVSELVAGVWATWVTIVLAGYWSTLLFIATSKLFMPITIALIGILISIPSMASYYYLWGKVRHSVHLLIGVLMIIGAAMVPIGFNYIFTFIDDPVGLSSTNVWNVMFNPLYPDFTLHRILGGIIITTMIFSALYAIKYVKSTNEKEKSIYVKGVKYGLYIGVPALILQTVIGIIYAIELTQYAPYISSAVFGGIYNSSVPTYYQFTPLFIVFMIVIAIIWIGSFYNLRALKRLKFHNSISYMLLIAAIIGLPLGEYLNDASRFPYFVITGNTGIPASSFINTWMTIPDSFAYVAIVISGFLMIMFCILLYWVFIKAFKAKI comes from the coding sequence ATGATTTTTCCGTCGTTTTCAGGTTCCGTATTAATGGCATTTTATTTGCTTGGCTTTACATTGATAGCCCATCTCTTTTTAGTTAATATAGTACTTGGTATTGCAATATTAGTGCCATTTTTAGAATGGAGAAGTTATAAGAAAAACGACCCGGAACTTTTAACTTTGTCCCAGAGACTGTTCAAATATCTAGCAGTATCAGAGCTTGTAGCTGGTGTTTGGGCTACTTGGGTAACTATCGTTCTGGCAGGGTACTGGAGCACGTTATTGTTTATTGCAACATCAAAGTTATTTATGCCAATAACCATCGCATTAATAGGAATCTTAATTTCGATACCAAGTATGGCATCATATTACTATCTATGGGGGAAAGTAAGACACTCTGTACATCTATTAATCGGCGTATTAATGATCATTGGAGCGGCGATGGTACCCATAGGGTTTAACTATATCTTTACTTTTATAGATGATCCTGTAGGGCTGAGTTCCACAAATGTATGGAATGTGATGTTTAATCCTTTATATCCAGATTTTACACTGCATCGGATACTTGGTGGTATAATAATAACTACCATGATATTTTCAGCGCTTTATGCAATAAAGTATGTAAAAAGCACAAACGAAAAAGAGAAAAGTATCTATGTCAAAGGAGTGAAATATGGTCTTTATATAGGTGTTCCTGCACTGATCTTGCAAACTGTTATTGGGATAATATACGCTATAGAGCTCACACAATACGCTCCTTATATATCCAGTGCGGTCTTTGGCGGTATTTATAATTCTTCAGTGCCAACATACTATCAATTTACACCACTTTTCATTGTGTTCATGATAGTAATTGCCATTATATGGATTGGAAGCTTTTATAACCTAAGAGCCCTAAAAAGATTAAAATTTCACAATTCAATATCGTACATGCTTTTAATTGCAGCTATAATAGGATTACCGTTAGGTGAGTACTTAAATGATGCTTCCAGGTTTCCATATTTTGTTATAACAGGCAATACGGGAATACCTGCTTCTAGTTTTATAAATACGTGGATGACTATACCTGACAGCTTTGCTTACGTGGCGATAGTAATCTCTGGTTTTTTGATGATTATGTTCTGTATACTTTTATACTGGGTATTCATAAAAGCTTTTAAAGCTAAAATTTAA